A genomic stretch from Methanomassiliicoccales archaeon includes:
- the carB gene encoding carbamoyl-phosphate synthase large subunit yields the protein MTERKPKKLMVIGSGPIVIGQAAEFDFSGSQACRSLREEGFETVLVNSNPATIQTDFEIADRVYIEPLNAETIAMIAEKEKVDGILSGMGGQTALNICSELAENGTLDRLGIKLLGTQPLAIALSEDRELFRDTMKRIGEPIPKSIAVRNIDDAKKAASELGYPVLVRPAYTLGGTGSGIARNEEELESIAGKGLIYSRIHQVLIEENVLGWKEYEYEVMRDRNDNCIIVCSMENLDPMGIHTGESIVVAPALTLRDIDHQRLRSAAIKIIRALGIEGGCNIQFAFNPDTKEYRVIEVNPRVSRSSALASKATGYPIARVAAKIAVGKTLDEIKNRITGKTYAAFEPAIDYVVLKIPRWPFDKFRTVDRRIGTQMKSTGEVMAIGRTVEEAIMKAVRSLEIDKMDLEPETWSDTELEEELAYPTDKRLFAIAEAIRRGMNLERIADLTKWDIFFIKKIKNIIDMEEEIRNAKEINKDLLLRAKRMGFPDESIAQLLKTSPEEIRKLRISLGIVPTYKMVDTCAAEFEAATPYFYSTYETHCEAKKSTNKKVVIVGGGPIRIGQGIEFDYCCVHGVMALQEEGIDAVIINNNPETVSTDYDISNRLYFEPLTLEDVLNVIEKEDADGVILQFGGQTAVNLAVPLQKALEGRKTRILGTSPEMMDVAEDRKLFSALMDRLGIKQPASGTGYSFAEVKDIAAKIGYPVLVRPSYVLGGRAMEIVYNERELETYVTSAVKVSKKHPILVDKYLSNAIEIDVDVVSDGEDVFIGGILEHIEEAGVHSGDATMVIPPQTLSKQIIDEIISITEKVARALQIKGLMNLQLAVKDNEVYMLEANPRASRTVPFVSKAIGIPLAKIATKVMLGKTLRELGLVGVASFGHVAVKASVFPFLKLPGVDSILGPEMKSTGEVMGIGESFEEACYKAFIAAGYKLPLNGSVYITVSDKDKEAVLPIARELWQMGFTIYATKGTSTFLRNHGIQTTTVYRISENIAPDALGLMRKGEIDLIINTPTESSGARRDGYMMRRLAVELEIPFITTIQAARATVGAIKWARKGKIDVNELRSYHSPSTPISISTQQS from the coding sequence ATGACCGAGAGAAAACCGAAGAAACTGATGGTCATCGGCTCCGGCCCAATTGTTATCGGTCAGGCTGCAGAATTTGATTTTTCTGGCTCGCAGGCCTGCAGATCTCTCAGGGAGGAGGGGTTCGAAACCGTTCTCGTGAATTCAAATCCAGCAACGATACAGACAGATTTTGAAATCGCGGATCGAGTGTACATTGAACCGCTTAATGCTGAGACGATCGCAATGATCGCTGAGAAAGAGAAGGTCGATGGTATCCTTTCGGGCATGGGAGGGCAAACAGCACTCAACATCTGTTCGGAGCTCGCAGAAAATGGAACACTTGATCGACTTGGCATCAAACTTCTTGGCACCCAGCCCTTAGCAATCGCTCTCTCTGAAGATCGAGAACTTTTTAGGGACACAATGAAGAGAATCGGTGAGCCGATTCCAAAAAGTATCGCGGTGCGGAACATTGATGATGCAAAGAAAGCTGCCAGTGAATTAGGGTATCCCGTGCTCGTGAGACCGGCTTACACTCTCGGCGGTACGGGCAGCGGAATTGCTAGGAACGAGGAGGAACTTGAATCGATTGCGGGCAAGGGGCTCATCTATTCACGCATTCATCAGGTTCTGATCGAAGAGAATGTCCTCGGATGGAAGGAATATGAATATGAGGTTATGAGAGATCGCAACGACAATTGCATTATCGTCTGCAGCATGGAAAATCTCGATCCAATGGGCATCCATACGGGGGAAAGCATCGTCGTCGCGCCCGCTCTCACGCTCAGAGATATTGATCATCAGAGACTCAGGAGCGCGGCAATTAAGATCATAAGGGCCCTAGGAATCGAAGGGGGATGCAATATCCAATTCGCATTCAACCCTGATACCAAAGAATACAGGGTCATCGAAGTCAACCCCAGGGTTTCGAGATCCTCAGCACTCGCATCGAAAGCAACGGGATACCCGATCGCAAGGGTCGCCGCAAAAATTGCCGTCGGTAAAACGCTCGATGAGATCAAAAACAGAATCACTGGAAAGACCTATGCAGCATTTGAACCTGCAATCGACTATGTCGTTCTCAAGATCCCAAGGTGGCCTTTTGATAAATTCAGGACGGTCGATCGAAGGATAGGTACTCAAATGAAGAGCACGGGAGAAGTCATGGCGATCGGTCGGACGGTTGAAGAAGCAATCATGAAAGCCGTTAGATCCCTCGAGATCGACAAGATGGACCTTGAGCCGGAAACTTGGAGTGATACAGAGCTGGAAGAAGAACTCGCATATCCGACTGATAAGAGATTGTTCGCGATTGCCGAGGCAATCAGGAGAGGCATGAACCTCGAAAGAATCGCCGACCTGACGAAATGGGATATATTTTTCATCAAAAAAATCAAGAACATCATCGATATGGAGGAGGAAATCAGAAACGCCAAAGAAATCAACAAGGACCTCCTGCTCAGGGCAAAGAGAATGGGGTTCCCCGATGAAAGTATCGCGCAACTCTTAAAAACATCGCCCGAGGAAATCAGGAAGCTGAGAATCTCTCTGGGTATCGTGCCAACGTACAAGATGGTTGATACTTGCGCGGCCGAATTCGAAGCTGCGACGCCGTATTTCTATTCAACCTATGAAACACATTGTGAAGCGAAGAAGTCGACAAACAAAAAAGTCGTTATTGTCGGCGGCGGGCCAATCCGAATTGGACAGGGAATCGAATTCGACTATTGTTGCGTCCATGGCGTTATGGCACTCCAAGAGGAAGGTATCGATGCCGTGATCATCAACAATAACCCAGAAACGGTCAGCACAGACTATGATATTTCCAATAGATTGTATTTCGAGCCGTTAACGCTTGAGGATGTTCTCAACGTCATCGAGAAGGAAGATGCAGATGGCGTTATTCTGCAATTTGGGGGTCAAACAGCTGTCAACCTCGCTGTGCCTCTTCAGAAGGCTCTTGAAGGTCGCAAAACGAGAATTTTGGGAACAAGTCCAGAAATGATGGACGTTGCGGAAGATCGCAAGCTTTTCTCGGCACTCATGGATCGCTTGGGAATCAAACAACCAGCATCTGGAACAGGATACTCATTCGCGGAGGTTAAGGATATCGCCGCGAAAATAGGTTATCCAGTGCTTGTTAGACCGAGCTATGTGCTTGGCGGCAGAGCGATGGAAATTGTTTATAACGAAAGAGAACTCGAAACTTATGTCACTTCAGCTGTCAAGGTCTCAAAAAAGCATCCGATTCTTGTTGATAAGTATCTTTCAAATGCGATCGAGATTGACGTGGATGTCGTCTCCGACGGCGAAGACGTTTTTATTGGGGGCATCCTAGAACACATCGAGGAAGCGGGTGTGCATTCGGGCGATGCGACGATGGTCATCCCGCCACAAACTTTGTCGAAGCAAATCATCGATGAAATCATCAGCATTACTGAGAAAGTCGCGCGCGCACTCCAGATTAAGGGTTTGATGAACCTTCAGTTGGCGGTCAAGGACAACGAAGTTTATATGCTTGAAGCCAACCCCCGCGCCAGTAGGACTGTACCTTTCGTATCAAAGGCGATTGGTATTCCACTCGCGAAGATTGCGACGAAAGTCATGCTCGGCAAGACGCTGAGAGAACTGGGATTGGTCGGCGTTGCCTCGTTCGGCCACGTCGCAGTTAAAGCGTCAGTCTTTCCATTTCTGAAATTACCGGGCGTTGACAGCATCCTCGGACCTGAAATGAAAAGCACAGGGGAGGTCATGGGGATCGGCGAGAGCTTCGAGGAAGCTTGCTACAAGGCATTCATCGCCGCTGGCTACAAGCTTCCCTTGAACGGCAGCGTGTATATTACCGTCAGCGATAAGGATAAGGAGGCTGTGCTTCCGATCGCAAGAGAACTATGGCAAATGGGCTTCACAATTTATGCAACTAAAGGAACCTCGACATTCCTCAGGAATCATGGAATACAGACAACAACGGTCTACAGAATCAGCGAGAACATTGCGCCCGACGCTCTTGGCCTCATGAGAAAAGGGGAAATCGATCTCATCATCAACACGCCGACTGAGAGCTCAGGGGCGAGAAGAGATGGCTACATGATGAGACGCCTTGCCGTTGAACTCGAAATTCCTTTCATCACTACAATTCAGGCGGCAAGAGCGACGGTCGGCGCGATAAAATGGGCAAGAAAAGGAAAAATCGATGTCAACGAACTAAGGAGTTATCACTCGCCTTCAACACCAATCTCGATTTCCACGCAGCAATCATGA
- the carA gene encoding glutamine-hydrolyzing carbamoyl-phosphate synthase small subunit — protein sequence MDSCRLILEDGSVVEGVGFGFKKTVFGEVVFNTGMTGYQESLTDPSYKGQILIMSFPLIGNYGVNAHDFESERVQVSGFIVREICKEPSPMYGGKTLDEFLKEFEVPGIYGLDTRALIIKIREHGTLRGAISYEEDVESVLEKVRRMPFPAAYNLVGEASVKRIIRHEKKNAKTIALFDCGCKGGILRELKKRFTVIQIPYDTPVEFFRNNDIDGVVISNGPGDPAHPALRETIIKTIQKIKEDYPIMGICLGNQILALAFGGRTYKMKFGHRGANQPVKFRNKVFITSQNHGYAVDKDSLVNEGFQADQINVNDGTVEGMRHRELPIFSVQYHPEASPGPMDTSFLFDEFASMLEEMR from the coding sequence ATGGATTCGTGTCGCCTCATCCTCGAAGATGGAAGTGTTGTCGAGGGTGTTGGCTTTGGTTTTAAGAAGACGGTTTTTGGCGAAGTCGTTTTCAACACCGGGATGACCGGTTATCAGGAGAGCCTTACCGATCCGTCTTATAAAGGGCAAATCCTGATCATGTCCTTTCCCTTGATCGGGAATTATGGCGTCAATGCGCATGATTTCGAATCGGAAAGGGTACAAGTTAGTGGTTTCATTGTTAGGGAGATTTGTAAGGAGCCGTCTCCGATGTACGGCGGAAAGACGCTCGACGAGTTTCTCAAGGAGTTCGAAGTGCCAGGCATATACGGTCTTGATACGAGAGCTCTGATCATCAAGATCAGGGAGCATGGAACGCTCCGTGGTGCAATCTCGTACGAGGAAGACGTGGAATCTGTTTTAGAGAAGGTCAGAAGAATGCCATTTCCAGCAGCGTACAATCTCGTTGGAGAAGCGAGTGTGAAAAGGATCATCAGGCATGAAAAAAAGAATGCAAAAACGATCGCGCTCTTCGACTGCGGATGCAAAGGCGGGATTTTAAGAGAGCTGAAGAAAAGATTTACCGTCATTCAAATCCCGTACGATACACCTGTAGAATTCTTCAGAAACAATGATATTGATGGTGTCGTCATTTCAAACGGTCCGGGCGATCCTGCACATCCCGCACTCAGAGAGACAATCATTAAAACGATCCAGAAAATCAAGGAAGATTATCCAATTATGGGGATATGTCTCGGCAATCAAATTCTTGCGCTCGCCTTTGGCGGACGAACTTACAAAATGAAATTCGGTCATAGAGGTGCGAATCAGCCTGTCAAATTCAGGAACAAGGTTTTCATCACATCACAAAATCACGGGTACGCGGTGGACAAAGACAGTTTGGTCAACGAAGGATTCCAGGCAGACCAGATTAATGTCAACGATGGTACTGTCGAAGGAATGAGGCACAGGGAGCTCCCAATATTCTCCGTCCAGTATCATCCCGAGGCGTCGCCAGGACCAATGGACACTTCGTTCCTCTTCGACGAGTTTGCCTCGATGTTGGAGGAGATGCGATGA